One Erythrobacter sp. SDW2 genomic region harbors:
- the hslU gene encoding ATP-dependent protease ATPase subunit HslU: MTEALTPKAIVAALDEHIIGQRDAKRAVAVALRNRWRRMQLGVELRDEVTPKNILMIGPTGCGKTEISRRLAKLADAPFVKVEATKFTEVGYVGRDVEQIARDLVEEAIRLEKDRRREAVRDAASKAAMDRLLNALVGENASEATRESFRERIVQNAMNDVEVEVEVAEVGNMQMDIPGMGGGATMINLSEMMGKAFGGPPKKRRKLKVPDAWDRLVDEEAEKRMDQDDVARVALENAETNGIVFLDEIDKIAVSDVRGGSVSREGVQRDLLPLIEGTTVATKYGPMKTDHVLFIASGAFHVSKPSDMLPELQGRLPIRVELRALEVEDFVRILSETRANLVEQYGALLGTENVTVEITEDAIREVATIAAQVNESVENIGARRLQTVMERLLEELSFEAEDHQGETIVIDAAYVKERLAGLAQDTDLSKYIL, from the coding sequence ATGACCGAAGCACTTACCCCCAAAGCCATCGTTGCCGCTCTCGACGAGCATATCATCGGCCAGCGCGACGCCAAGCGTGCTGTTGCCGTGGCGCTGCGCAATCGCTGGCGGCGGATGCAGCTCGGCGTCGAACTGCGCGACGAGGTCACTCCCAAGAACATCCTGATGATCGGGCCGACCGGTTGCGGCAAGACCGAGATCAGCAGGCGACTGGCCAAGCTGGCCGACGCGCCCTTCGTCAAGGTCGAGGCGACCAAGTTCACCGAGGTCGGCTATGTCGGCCGCGATGTCGAGCAGATCGCCCGCGACCTGGTCGAAGAAGCGATCCGGCTGGAGAAGGACCGCCGCCGCGAGGCGGTGCGCGATGCAGCGAGCAAGGCGGCGATGGACCGCTTGCTCAATGCCCTCGTGGGCGAAAACGCGAGCGAGGCGACCCGCGAAAGCTTCCGTGAGCGGATCGTCCAGAACGCCATGAACGATGTCGAGGTCGAGGTAGAAGTTGCCGAAGTCGGCAATATGCAGATGGACATCCCCGGTATGGGCGGCGGGGCGACCATGATCAACCTGTCGGAAATGATGGGCAAGGCGTTTGGCGGCCCGCCCAAGAAGCGGCGCAAGCTCAAGGTCCCCGATGCATGGGATCGCCTCGTGGACGAGGAAGCCGAGAAGCGCATGGACCAGGACGATGTCGCCCGGGTCGCGCTGGAAAATGCCGAGACCAACGGGATCGTCTTCCTCGACGAGATCGACAAGATCGCGGTCAGCGATGTGCGCGGCGGCTCCGTCAGCCGCGAAGGCGTACAGCGTGACTTGCTGCCGCTGATCGAAGGGACCACGGTGGCGACCAAATACGGCCCGATGAAGACCGATCACGTGCTGTTCATCGCCAGCGGCGCGTTCCATGTTTCGAAGCCGAGCGACATGCTGCCGGAACTGCAAGGCCGCCTGCCGATCCGGGTCGAACTGCGCGCGCTCGAGGTGGAGGACTTCGTTCGCATCCTCAGCGAGACCCGCGCCAACCTGGTCGAGCAGTACGGCGCGCTGTTGGGGACGGAGAACGTCACGGTGGAGATTACCGAAGACGCCATCCGCGAGGTCGCGACCATTGCCGCGCAGGTCAACGAAAGCGTCGAGAACATCGGTGCCCGCCGCCTGCAGACCGTGATGGAGCGCCTGCTCGAGGAACTGAGCTTCGAGGCCGAGGATCACCAGGGCGAGACCATCGTCATCGATGCCGCTTACGTGAAGGAGCGGCTGGCGGGCCTTGCGCAGGACACCGACCTGTCGAAGTATATCCTGTGA
- a CDS encoding FeoA family protein — protein MTLEALEPGRSATITSIDWVGIPEDDGKRLRALGFDAGVQVSVAHRGVFGGRDPLAVQLGRMTVALRRVHAAAVSIELD, from the coding sequence ATGACTCTCGAAGCGCTCGAACCGGGCCGCAGTGCCACCATTACCTCGATCGATTGGGTCGGGATTCCCGAAGATGACGGGAAGCGTCTGCGTGCCTTGGGCTTCGATGCCGGGGTGCAAGTGTCCGTCGCCCATCGCGGGGTGTTCGGCGGGCGTGATCCGCTGGCGGTGCAGTTGGGCCGGATGACCGTGGCGCTGCGCCGGGTGCATGCCGCCGCCGTTTCGATCGAACTGGACTAA
- a CDS encoding ferrous iron transporter B, whose translation MTTPRTIALVGNPNAGKSALFNKLTGARQKIANYPGVTVERKAGRLVLPSGEPVELLDLPGSYAFDAASPDEEVTRKVVFGEQEGQRRPDALVVVLDAANLEQHLVFAQEVIALGRPTVVALNMIDLAERDGLTLDPEALGKALGVPVVPTVAVRRRGLDELVAAVAAVSASEPHPRPHLDLTERRLEAKNIAKGTILSSSARHVIESNLDKVLLNPWIGPVILFAILFLIFQAVFAWATPFADAIDGAAGAVSDLVTASLPEGLLRDFITEGVIAGVGSVVVFLPQIVILFAFILVMEASGYMARAAFLMDRLMATVGLSGRSFIPLLSSFACAIPGIMATRSIADPKDRLTTILVAPLMTCSARLPVYAVIIAAFIPKATVGPEGFAVIGLQGLVLFVLYVAGILGALAVALVLRRSVTKGDASGFIMELPRYQMPLLKDLLIGLWQRAWVFLRRAGTIIFAATVILWLLLTFPRAGEGERQLDASFAGQISSGLHVVLEPIGFNREMSLAIVPAMAAREVAVASLATTYAIDADDEEEAAEGLAATLAGRWSLPTALAFLAWFVFAPQCLSTIAVARRETNGWKWPLFMLAYLFGLAYVFAGITYWSAVALGL comes from the coding sequence ATGACAACGCCGCGAACCATCGCCCTCGTCGGCAATCCCAATGCGGGCAAGAGCGCGCTGTTCAACAAGCTGACCGGCGCGCGGCAGAAGATCGCCAACTATCCGGGCGTGACTGTCGAGCGGAAGGCCGGGCGGCTGGTGCTCCCCTCGGGCGAGCCGGTCGAACTGCTCGACCTGCCGGGCAGCTATGCGTTCGATGCTGCCAGCCCCGACGAGGAGGTGACCCGCAAGGTCGTGTTCGGCGAGCAGGAGGGCCAGCGCCGGCCCGATGCGCTGGTGGTGGTGCTCGACGCTGCGAACCTGGAACAGCATCTCGTCTTCGCACAGGAAGTGATTGCGCTTGGCCGCCCGACGGTGGTGGCGCTCAACATGATCGACCTGGCGGAACGGGACGGCCTTACGCTCGATCCCGAGGCGCTGGGCAAGGCACTCGGCGTTCCGGTGGTGCCGACGGTGGCGGTGCGCCGCCGCGGGCTGGACGAGCTTGTCGCGGCGGTCGCAGCCGTCAGCGCATCGGAACCCCATCCTCGCCCGCATCTCGACCTGACCGAGCGGCGACTGGAGGCCAAGAATATCGCCAAGGGCACGATTCTGTCCTCCTCCGCGCGGCATGTGATCGAGAGCAATCTCGACAAGGTCCTGCTCAATCCGTGGATCGGCCCGGTCATCCTGTTCGCGATCCTGTTCTTGATCTTCCAGGCCGTGTTCGCCTGGGCGACGCCGTTCGCCGATGCCATCGACGGTGCGGCAGGCGCTGTGTCAGACCTTGTCACCGCTTCGCTGCCCGAAGGTCTGCTGCGTGACTTCATCACCGAGGGCGTGATTGCCGGGGTCGGCTCGGTGGTGGTGTTCCTGCCGCAGATCGTGATCCTGTTCGCCTTCATCCTGGTGATGGAGGCGAGCGGCTACATGGCCCGCGCAGCCTTCCTGATGGACCGGCTGATGGCGACCGTCGGCCTCTCCGGCCGCAGCTTCATCCCGCTGCTGTCCAGCTTCGCCTGCGCCATTCCGGGCATCATGGCGACCCGCAGCATCGCCGATCCCAAGGACCGGCTGACGACCATCCTCGTCGCCCCGCTGATGACCTGCTCGGCCCGGCTGCCGGTCTATGCGGTGATCATCGCCGCCTTTATTCCGAAGGCCACCGTAGGGCCCGAGGGATTCGCAGTCATCGGTCTGCAGGGGCTGGTGCTGTTCGTGCTCTATGTTGCGGGCATTCTCGGCGCTCTGGCAGTGGCCCTGGTGCTGCGCCGCTCGGTCACCAAGGGCGACGCTTCGGGCTTCATCATGGAGCTGCCGCGCTACCAGATGCCCCTGCTCAAGGACCTGTTGATCGGCCTGTGGCAGCGGGCCTGGGTGTTCCTGCGCCGCGCCGGGACCATCATCTTCGCTGCGACGGTGATCCTGTGGCTGTTGCTGACTTTCCCAAGGGCGGGCGAAGGCGAGCGCCAGCTCGATGCGAGTTTTGCCGGCCAGATTTCGAGCGGGCTGCATGTCGTGCTCGAACCGATCGGCTTCAATCGCGAGATGAGCCTCGCCATCGTTCCCGCCATGGCCGCCCGAGAAGTGGCGGTGGCCTCGCTCGCGACGACCTATGCCATCGATGCCGATGACGAGGAGGAGGCTGCCGAAGGCCTCGCCGCAACGCTGGCCGGGCGCTGGAGCCTGCCGACCGCGCTGGCATTCCTGGCGTGGTTCGTCTTCGCGCCGCAATGCCTCTCCACCATCGCTGTCGCCCGGCGCGAGACGAATGGGTGGAAATGGCCCTTGTTCATGTTGGCCTACCTGTTTGGCTTGGCCTATGTCTTCGCGGGAATCACCTATTGGAGCGCGGTGGCGCTCGGACTGTAA
- a CDS encoding ankyrin repeat domain-containing protein — protein sequence MVSALAAPASAQFNTESHEFLEAVRDEDGTLVTKFVQQPGNTLINTRDLVTGDTALIIVAGRDSNAQWIKFLLQNGANPNLANKKGVTPLMLAAAKGNVDGVEALLKAGARIDEQDSLGETPLISATHRRDFAMIKLLLSNGADPDRNDNSGRSARDYIEIMADRRLTAELEAADEKRKGQTASTYGPGL from the coding sequence ATGGTGTCCGCGCTGGCTGCGCCTGCCTCGGCCCAGTTCAACACGGAAAGCCATGAATTCCTCGAGGCCGTGCGCGACGAGGACGGGACGCTGGTGACCAAATTCGTCCAGCAGCCGGGCAATACGCTGATCAACACGCGGGATCTCGTAACCGGCGACACCGCGCTCATCATCGTCGCGGGGCGTGACAGCAATGCGCAATGGATCAAGTTCCTGCTGCAGAATGGTGCCAACCCCAATCTCGCCAACAAGAAGGGCGTGACGCCGCTGATGCTGGCCGCGGCCAAGGGCAATGTCGACGGGGTCGAGGCGCTGCTCAAGGCCGGCGCGCGCATCGACGAGCAGGACAGCCTGGGGGAAACCCCGCTGATCTCCGCTACGCACCGGCGCGATTTTGCGATGATCAAGCTGTTGCTCTCCAATGGGGCCGACCCTGACCGCAACGACAACTCGGGGCGCTCGGCGCGTGACTATATCGAAATCATGGCTGACCGGCGGCTGACTGCCGAGCTGGAAGCCGCCGACGAGAAGAGGAAGGGGCAGACCGCCTCGACCTATGGACCGGGGCTCTGA
- a CDS encoding M48 family metallopeptidase, translating into MIDWLRRNPADLTVSVGDATLPVEIRRHPTARRMVLRLADDGASVRVTLPRWGRTVDAVEFAASRTDWLASQLAGRPRTCAPQAGGTLPYRGRHLRIAWERAHPRKPRVEQGHVLLGGPEETLGARLKRWLQAEAREALSDDLAWYAGRANLPAPPLSLSNARRRWGSCSVTGHMRINWRLIMAPDHVRRSVAAHETAHRLHFDHSPAFHAALGKLFEGDLKAADRWLKDHGRSLYAPFG; encoded by the coding sequence ATGATCGACTGGCTCCGCCGCAATCCGGCCGATCTGACGGTGAGCGTGGGGGACGCCACGCTACCGGTCGAGATCCGCCGTCACCCGACCGCGCGGCGGATGGTTCTGCGGCTGGCCGACGATGGCGCGAGCGTGCGGGTCACCTTGCCGCGCTGGGGCCGCACCGTCGATGCCGTCGAATTTGCTGCAAGCCGCACCGATTGGCTCGCCTCGCAGCTGGCAGGACGTCCTCGGACCTGCGCGCCGCAGGCAGGGGGAACCTTGCCCTATCGGGGCCGGCACTTGCGGATCGCCTGGGAGCGCGCCCACCCGCGCAAACCGCGTGTCGAGCAGGGGCATGTCCTGCTCGGCGGACCGGAGGAAACCCTCGGGGCACGTCTCAAACGCTGGCTGCAGGCCGAGGCGCGCGAGGCTCTTTCCGACGATCTCGCCTGGTACGCCGGCCGCGCAAACCTGCCCGCCCCGCCGCTGTCGCTCAGCAATGCACGGCGGCGCTGGGGCAGTTGCTCGGTGACCGGCCATATGCGGATCAACTGGCGGCTGATCATGGCCCCCGACCATGTCCGCCGCTCGGTCGCGGCGCATGAGACCGCGCACCGGCTCCATTTCGACCATTCCCCCGCTTTTCATGCGGCACTGGGCAAGCTGTTCGAAGGCGACCTCAAGGCCGCCGACCGCTGGTTGAAAGACCATGGCCGCAGCCTCTACGCGCCGTTCGGCTGA
- the ssb gene encoding single-stranded DNA-binding protein, translating to MAGSLNKVMLIGNLGADPEIRSFQNGGKVANLRIATSETWKDRNTGERQERTEWHSVAIFSEGLVGVVERFLKKGSKVYVEGQLQTRKWQDQNGQDRYTTEVVLRGMNGTLTMLDGAQGGGGGGYQRSGGGGSGNYSGGDQGGGWNQGGGGSGGSGGGSNYDDLDDDIPF from the coding sequence ATGGCCGGGTCTCTGAACAAAGTCATGCTGATCGGAAACCTGGGTGCCGACCCGGAAATCCGCAGCTTCCAGAACGGCGGCAAGGTCGCCAACCTGCGCATCGCCACCAGCGAGACGTGGAAGGATCGCAACACCGGCGAGCGGCAGGAGCGGACCGAGTGGCACAGCGTCGCGATCTTCTCGGAAGGTCTCGTCGGTGTGGTCGAACGTTTCCTCAAGAAGGGCAGCAAGGTGTATGTCGAAGGCCAGCTGCAGACCCGCAAATGGCAGGACCAGAACGGTCAGGACCGCTACACCACCGAAGTGGTGCTACGCGGCATGAACGGCACGCTGACCATGCTGGACGGAGCGCAGGGCGGCGGTGGTGGCGGTTACCAGCGCTCGGGCGGCGGTGGCAGCGGCAACTACAGCGGCGGCGACCAGGGCGGCGGCTGGAACCAGGGTGGTGGCGGTTCGGGCGGTTCGGGCGGCGGCTCGAACTACGACGATCTCGACGACGATATTCCGTTCTGA
- a CDS encoding outer membrane protein assembly factor BamE — MVLGKVAGAALVLSLAFASSGCGTIRESQGYVVDQLLVNSVQPGIDNQQSVEATLGRPTFTSQFGEPTWYYVSSVTGRRPFVRTKIQTHQVLAVKFDAAGNVIAADTTGIDQVVYLSPDGDKTPTLGRERSFLEDLFGNIGTVGAPGAGAPGGG, encoded by the coding sequence ATGGTTCTTGGCAAGGTTGCAGGCGCGGCGCTGGTGCTTTCGCTGGCATTTGCGTCCAGCGGTTGCGGCACGATCCGCGAAAGCCAAGGCTATGTCGTCGACCAGCTGCTGGTCAATTCGGTCCAGCCGGGTATCGACAACCAGCAGTCCGTCGAAGCGACGCTGGGCCGTCCGACCTTCACCAGTCAGTTCGGCGAGCCGACCTGGTACTATGTGTCAAGCGTGACCGGCCGCAGGCCGTTCGTGCGGACCAAGATCCAGACCCATCAGGTGCTGGCGGTGAAGTTCGATGCCGCGGGCAATGTTATCGCTGCCGATACCACGGGGATCGACCAGGTGGTCTATCTTTCGCCCGATGGCGACAAAACCCCGACGCTGGGCCGCGAGCGCAGCTTCCTGGAAGACCTGTTCGGCAACATCGGCACCGTTGGTGCACCCGGTGCCGGGGCACCGGGCGGCGGCTGA
- a CDS encoding COQ9 family protein: protein MIENAADLTLDELRLALAPAIADSAVFDGWSDAALVMAAEIEGVDIDVARLAFKGGSMEMIRAWIDGVDATMAAEWPREKLGQLKIRERIRTLVQFRLDAVTGQEEAVRRAMAIMAMPQNAAEALRIGWRSADLMWRLAGDTATDYNHYTKRTILAGIYAATLTQFINDESEGKAETRAFLDRRIEGVMKFEQVKAKLLNSERETFSVTRFLGRLRYPAQ, encoded by the coding sequence ATGATCGAAAACGCGGCCGACCTTACGCTCGACGAGCTGCGCCTCGCACTCGCTCCGGCCATCGCCGATTCGGCCGTGTTCGACGGGTGGAGCGACGCGGCGCTGGTGATGGCTGCGGAGATCGAAGGCGTCGATATCGATGTCGCCCGGCTCGCCTTCAAGGGCGGCTCTATGGAGATGATCCGCGCCTGGATCGATGGCGTCGATGCGACGATGGCGGCGGAATGGCCGCGGGAAAAGCTGGGCCAGCTCAAGATTCGCGAGCGCATCCGCACGCTGGTGCAGTTCCGGCTCGATGCGGTGACAGGGCAGGAAGAGGCCGTGCGCCGCGCCATGGCGATCATGGCCATGCCACAGAACGCCGCCGAGGCCTTGCGGATCGGCTGGCGCAGCGCCGACCTGATGTGGCGGCTCGCCGGCGACACGGCGACCGACTACAACCACTACACCAAGCGCACGATCCTTGCCGGCATCTACGCCGCGACGCTGACCCAATTCATCAACGACGAGAGCGAAGGCAAGGCCGAGACGCGCGCCTTCCTCGACCGCCGGATCGAAGGCGTGATGAAGTTCGAGCAGGTCAAGGCGAAGCTGCTCAACAGCGAACGAGAGACCTTCAGCGTCACGCGTTTCCTCGGCCGGTTGCGCTATCCCGCACAGTGA
- a CDS encoding ubiquinol-cytochrome C chaperone family protein yields the protein MKLLSRLFHREPDPKEALRPLWHELVKVARSRELYAECGVADTLDGRFDMLSTVLAVAMLRMERDVETLPASARLTELFVDDMDGQLREAGIGDPTVGKQLGKLVSALGGRCGALREGLAQDDDAALVAAIERNVSFREGGSAACVAPRLRRFAASLDALDYEQLLAAELRL from the coding sequence ATGAAGCTGCTGAGCCGCCTGTTCCACCGCGAGCCCGACCCGAAAGAGGCGCTGCGCCCGTTGTGGCACGAGCTGGTCAAGGTCGCCCGCAGCCGCGAACTCTATGCCGAATGCGGCGTGGCCGACACGCTGGACGGACGGTTCGACATGCTTTCGACCGTGCTGGCGGTGGCGATGCTGCGGATGGAACGCGATGTCGAGACCCTGCCAGCGTCCGCCCGGCTGACCGAACTGTTCGTGGACGATATGGACGGCCAGCTGCGCGAGGCGGGCATCGGTGATCCGACCGTGGGCAAGCAGCTCGGCAAGCTGGTCAGCGCCCTGGGCGGCCGCTGCGGCGCGCTGCGCGAAGGGCTGGCGCAGGACGACGACGCGGCGCTGGTGGCGGCGATCGAGCGCAATGTTTCCTTCCGCGAAGGCGGTTCGGCTGCCTGTGTCGCGCCCAGGCTGCGCCGCTTTGCGGCAAGCCTCGATGCGCTCGACTACGAGCAATTACTGGCTGCGGAGCTGCGCCTGTGA
- a CDS encoding SCO family protein, with translation MPAPIRFLALPAALALAACSSAPPPPGPTTDGVDMRDGTIGGDFTLTGSKGQKVNWADFKGKYRMVYFGFTNCPAICPTDVLRMSQGLELFEKEHPELAAKVQPIFISIDPERDTPEKVGEFVGNFHPRLVGLTGSPEDIAAVAKAFGTSAQKESPDETGFYNVAHSTFVTLFGPDGEPLGILPTDKGPEGLARELEAWIR, from the coding sequence ATGCCCGCCCCCATTCGCTTTCTCGCCCTTCCCGCAGCGCTGGCGCTCGCCGCCTGTTCCTCCGCCCCGCCCCCTCCCGGCCCCACGACCGATGGCGTCGACATGCGCGACGGTACGATCGGCGGCGACTTCACCCTGACGGGCAGCAAGGGCCAGAAGGTCAACTGGGCGGATTTCAAGGGCAAGTACCGGATGGTCTATTTCGGCTTCACCAATTGTCCGGCGATCTGCCCGACCGACGTGCTCCGCATGTCGCAGGGGCTGGAATTGTTCGAGAAGGAGCATCCGGAGCTCGCCGCCAAGGTGCAGCCGATTTTCATCAGCATCGATCCCGAGCGTGACACGCCCGAAAAAGTCGGCGAGTTCGTCGGCAATTTCCATCCCCGCCTGGTCGGGCTGACCGGCTCGCCGGAAGACATCGCCGCTGTTGCCAAGGCCTTCGGTACGAGCGCACAGAAGGAATCGCCCGACGAGACCGGTTTCTACAATGTCGCCCATTCGACCTTCGTTACCTTGTTCGGCCCCGATGGCGAGCCGCTCGGCATCCTCCCTACCGACAAAGGTCCGGAAGGCCTCGCCCGAGAACTGGAAGCATGGATTCGCTGA
- a CDS encoding YcgN family cysteine cluster protein, translated as MDSLRDRFWELPLAALTEPEWEALCDGCGRCCLHKIEDEDTGEIAATNVACKLLDIPTARCSDYANRKAFVPDCLRLTLRIVEDVQWLPRTCAYRLRADGDLLPSWHYLISGDPMAVHTRGAGIAGRAVCETRAGPLEHHIVEWDETDWDEEE; from the coding sequence ATGGATTCGCTGAGGGACCGCTTCTGGGAACTGCCGCTGGCGGCTCTCACCGAACCCGAATGGGAGGCGCTGTGCGACGGTTGCGGCCGCTGCTGCCTGCACAAGATCGAGGATGAGGATACCGGCGAGATCGCCGCCACCAATGTCGCCTGCAAGCTGCTCGACATACCGACGGCGCGGTGCAGCGACTATGCCAATCGCAAGGCCTTCGTGCCCGATTGCCTGCGGCTGACGCTCAGGATTGTCGAGGATGTGCAGTGGCTGCCGCGTACCTGCGCTTATCGCCTGCGCGCCGATGGCGACCTGCTGCCCAGCTGGCATTACCTGATCAGTGGCGACCCGATGGCAGTGCACACCCGCGGCGCCGGGATCGCCGGGCGCGCGGTGTGCGAGACCCGCGCCGGGCCGCTCGAACACCATATCGTCGAGTGGGACGAGACCGATTGGGACGAGGAGGAATGA
- the hslV gene encoding ATP-dependent protease subunit HslV, translating into MDNTPNAHGLTPWHGTTIIGVKCGDKTVVAGDGQVSMGNTVMKPNARKVRRIGDGKVVAGFAGATADAFTLFERLEKKLDQYNGQLMRAAVELAKDWRTDKYLRNLEALMIVADKDVLLVLTGNGDVLEPEGGIAAIGSGGNYALAAAKALADYETDAEQIARKAMAVAADICVFTNDQVTLEVV; encoded by the coding sequence ATGGACAATACTCCCAATGCGCACGGGCTGACGCCCTGGCACGGCACCACCATCATCGGCGTCAAGTGCGGCGACAAGACTGTCGTCGCGGGCGATGGTCAGGTCTCGATGGGCAACACGGTGATGAAGCCCAATGCCCGCAAGGTCAGGCGGATCGGTGACGGCAAGGTTGTCGCCGGGTTCGCCGGCGCGACGGCGGATGCCTTTACCCTGTTCGAACGGCTCGAGAAGAAGCTCGACCAGTACAATGGACAGCTGATGCGGGCCGCGGTGGAGCTGGCAAAGGACTGGCGCACCGACAAGTATCTCCGCAACCTCGAAGCGCTGATGATCGTCGCGGACAAGGATGTGCTGCTGGTGCTGACCGGCAATGGCGACGTGCTGGAACCCGAAGGCGGGATTGCCGCGATCGGCAGCGGCGGCAACTATGCGCTCGCTGCGGCCAAGGCCCTGGCGGACTATGAAACCGATGCCGAACAGATAGCGCGCAAGGCCATGGCCGTGGCGGCGGATATCTGCGTTTTCACCAATGACCAGGTGACGTTAGAAGTCGTGTAG
- a CDS encoding GFA family protein has protein sequence MPTGRCHCGAVVYQFQGGVRHSSVCHCEDCRRCAGATGVAWIGVAADDFAIEQGEPALYRSSPDVERYFCDRCGTGLWYVSENVSPGAVDIQTATLDEPESYPPDKHVQMADALEWEATLHALPQFQRFPSSG, from the coding sequence ATGCCCACAGGCAGGTGCCATTGCGGCGCGGTCGTGTACCAGTTCCAGGGCGGGGTGCGGCATTCGTCGGTCTGCCACTGCGAGGATTGCCGCCGCTGCGCCGGCGCGACCGGGGTCGCGTGGATCGGGGTGGCGGCGGACGATTTCGCCATCGAACAGGGTGAGCCCGCGCTTTACCGCTCGTCCCCCGATGTCGAACGCTACTTCTGCGACCGGTGCGGCACCGGGCTCTGGTATGTCAGCGAGAACGTCTCGCCCGGTGCCGTCGATATCCAGACCGCCACGCTCGACGAGCCCGAATCTTACCCGCCGGACAAGCACGTCCAGATGGCCGATGCGCTCGAGTGGGAGGCAACCCTTCACGCCTTACCGCAATTCCAGCGATTCCCGTCGAGCGGATAG
- a CDS encoding DUF177 domain-containing protein — MSAAELSRPIKLRAIKNDTVLVEADETERAALATRLGLTSIESLRSEVTLDPDGAKVAATGWLHAELTQACAISFEDFPVTINEPLALVFVPAQAETAPAYDEEIELGAEDLDQIEYEGDSFDLGEAIAQSLALAIDPYAEGPNADATRARAGIITDDTPGGPLADALAALKKN, encoded by the coding sequence GTGAGCGCGGCCGAACTGAGCCGCCCGATCAAGCTGCGGGCGATCAAGAATGATACCGTTCTGGTCGAAGCGGACGAAACCGAACGCGCAGCGCTGGCCACCCGGCTCGGCCTCACCAGCATCGAGTCGCTCCGGTCCGAAGTCACGCTCGATCCCGACGGGGCCAAGGTCGCTGCCACTGGCTGGCTTCACGCCGAGCTGACGCAGGCCTGCGCCATATCGTTCGAAGACTTCCCCGTCACCATAAACGAACCGCTGGCGTTGGTATTCGTCCCCGCGCAGGCCGAGACCGCCCCGGCCTATGACGAGGAAATCGAACTGGGGGCCGAAGATCTCGACCAGATCGAATATGAAGGGGACAGCTTCGACCTCGGCGAAGCAATCGCACAAAGCCTCGCGCTGGCGATCGATCCCTATGCCGAAGGACCGAACGCCGATGCCACGCGCGCCAGGGCCGGGATCATCACCGACGATACGCCAGGGGGGCCGCTGGCCGATGCGCTGGCGGCGTTGAAGAAGAACTGA
- a CDS encoding ACT domain-containing protein, with the protein MSEPVADTAAMIAGMDPVLDSRLWSFVGGEDPEVVFQLMGHALATFREEEGLSLIVPHEVALANEIEADPYARITLRVHSALDGVGLTAAVSGALAGAGIACNMVAALRHDHAFVPADRADEALALLKELQHSLR; encoded by the coding sequence GTGAGCGAACCGGTCGCCGATACCGCTGCGATGATCGCCGGAATGGACCCGGTGCTCGATTCTCGGCTCTGGAGCTTCGTCGGTGGCGAGGACCCCGAGGTGGTGTTCCAGCTGATGGGCCACGCGCTCGCCACCTTCCGCGAGGAGGAGGGGCTGTCGCTGATTGTCCCTCACGAGGTCGCGCTCGCCAACGAGATCGAGGCCGATCCCTATGCGCGCATCACCTTGCGGGTGCATTCCGCGCTCGACGGCGTCGGCCTGACCGCGGCCGTTTCCGGCGCGCTGGCAGGGGCCGGAATCGCCTGCAACATGGTCGCGGCGCTGCGCCACGATCATGCCTTCGTTCCGGCCGATCGGGCCGACGAAGCGCTGGCCTTGCTCAAGGAATTGCAGCATTCTCTGCGCTGA